One window of Aliarcobacter lanthieri genomic DNA carries:
- the fabD gene encoding ACP S-malonyltransferase — protein MKKVAFIFPGQGSQTIGMGKDFFENSEIAKDMVKKASQRLNIDFEKLLFEENDNLGKTEFTQPAILLVSAIALTIFKEKCEIEPEFVLGHSLGEFTALVSAGGIDYLDALELVNKRGIFMNEACSGGGAGMMALVGIDDETVEKICKEQRASGKKVWPANYNMDGQLVLAGLKADLESLVDTFKSAGAKRALVLDMSVASHCELLQSAVENLKPYLQEFLLDEFSPVIANVSAESYTTKDEAIELLSSQLVSPVKYKQSIKSNASKVDLFIEFGNGAVLKGLNKKSTDKPTLNVSDMKTLEETLGALND, from the coding sequence ATGAAAAAAGTTGCTTTTATTTTCCCTGGACAAGGAAGTCAAACTATTGGAATGGGAAAAGATTTTTTTGAAAATAGTGAAATTGCAAAAGATATGGTAAAAAAAGCAAGTCAAAGATTAAATATTGATTTTGAAAAACTTTTGTTTGAGGAAAATGATAACTTAGGAAAGACAGAGTTTACACAACCAGCTATTTTACTTGTGAGTGCTATTGCTCTTACAATTTTTAAAGAAAAATGTGAAATAGAACCAGAGTTTGTATTAGGGCACTCTTTAGGAGAATTTACTGCTCTTGTTTCTGCTGGTGGGATTGATTATTTAGATGCATTAGAGCTTGTAAATAAAAGAGGAATTTTTATGAATGAAGCTTGTAGTGGTGGTGGTGCTGGTATGATGGCTTTAGTTGGAATAGATGATGAAACAGTTGAAAAAATATGTAAAGAACAAAGAGCTTCTGGAAAAAAAGTTTGGCCAGCAAACTATAACATGGATGGACAACTTGTTCTTGCTGGATTAAAAGCAGATTTAGAAAGTCTTGTTGATACATTTAAAAGTGCTGGAGCTAAAAGAGCATTAGTTCTTGATATGAGTGTTGCAAGTCATTGTGAGCTTCTACAAAGTGCAGTTGAAAATTTAAAACCATATTTACAAGAATTTTTATTAGATGAATTTTCTCCTGTAATTGCAAATGTAAGTGCAGAGTCTTATACAACAAAAGATGAGGCAATAGAACTTTTGTCTTCACAACTTGTAAGTCCAGTAAAATACAAGCAATCAATTAAATCAAATGCTAGTAAAGTTGATTTATTTATTGAATTTGGAAATGGTGCTGTTTTAAAAGGTTTAAATAAAAAATCAACAGATAAACCAACTTTAAATGTATCAGATATGAAAACATTAGAAGAAACTTTAGGAGCATTAAATGACTAA
- a CDS encoding FKBP-type peptidyl-prolyl cis-trans isomerase: MSNKVIGIEYTLKDAKTGEQLDTNVGQAPLEFISGKGQIIPGLEDKLVNMTANEEADVLVEPKDAYGEYNDEAIQTLPKEQFAGIELVEGMSLYGTGEHGETVQVVVKSFNDNEVTIDYNHPMAGRTLMFSVAILSLRDATEEEVQTGVVGGMAAMAGGCCGGGGHGHSHGGCGCASGDDHEHSHGGCGTGHGHSHGGCGCH, encoded by the coding sequence ATGTCAAATAAAGTAATAGGTATAGAATATACATTAAAAGACGCAAAAACTGGTGAGCAATTAGATACAAATGTTGGTCAAGCTCCATTAGAATTTATTTCTGGAAAAGGTCAAATTATTCCAGGTTTAGAAGATAAATTAGTTAATATGACAGCAAATGAAGAAGCAGATGTTTTGGTTGAGCCAAAAGATGCTTATGGAGAGTACAATGATGAAGCTATCCAAACTTTACCAAAAGAGCAGTTTGCTGGTATAGAATTAGTTGAAGGTATGAGTTTATATGGAACTGGTGAACATGGAGAGACAGTTCAAGTTGTAGTTAAATCTTTTAATGATAATGAAGTTACTATTGATTATAACCATCCAATGGCTGGAAGAACTTTAATGTTTAGCGTTGCTATTCTAAGTCTGAGAGATGCAACAGAAGAAGAAGTTCAAACTGGTGTTGTTGGTGGAATGGCTGCAATGGCTGGTGGTTGTTGTGGAGGTGGCGGACATGGTCACTCACATGGTGGTTGCGGATGCGCAAGTGGAGATGATCACGAACATTCACATGGTGGATGTGGAACAGGACATGGTCACTCACATGGTGGATGTGGTTGCCACTAA
- a CDS encoding tetratricopeptide repeat protein, with translation MKKILPLLLVISSLTVAEEVSVYGGAKSDSSYGLTSTEKHILKNQSNISDLSSKLDEVSSLVKSINGRLEGLESTYEGDSKKLNDLSLKLNQSSDLASNEPASNINESDLNNLKAAITKLTTLVNKINAEYVSSSELEKNMQQFVTREEFEAVKKAMGIKTPQSNPTNMKENKSDSVTTTDTTSGFGDLKTAEARAKLMSEAKKDFDSKLYTNAIPKFEKLVELNYKPAENNYYLGEMWFKRKKYDQSITYYKRSAILNDKASYMPSLLLNSGISFENIKDKENAKNFYSTLIELYPKSSEAKTAKANLSKL, from the coding sequence ATGAAAAAAATTCTACCATTACTATTAGTAATATCTTCATTAACCGTAGCCGAAGAGGTTTCGGTTTATGGAGGAGCAAAATCAGACAGTTCTTATGGACTAACATCTACTGAGAAACATATCTTAAAAAACCAATCAAATATAAGTGATTTATCTTCTAAACTCGATGAAGTTAGTAGTTTAGTAAAATCTATTAATGGAAGATTAGAGGGCTTAGAATCTACATATGAAGGTGATTCAAAAAAATTAAATGATTTATCTTTAAAATTAAATCAATCTTCAGATTTAGCTTCTAACGAGCCAGCTTCAAATATAAATGAATCAGATTTAAACAATTTGAAAGCTGCTATTACAAAATTGACAACATTAGTAAATAAAATAAATGCAGAATATGTATCTTCTAGTGAATTAGAGAAAAATATGCAACAATTTGTTACTAGAGAAGAATTTGAGGCTGTAAAGAAAGCTATGGGGATTAAAACACCACAATCAAATCCTACAAATATGAAAGAAAATAAAAGTGATAGTGTTACAACAACAGATACAACTTCTGGTTTTGGAGATTTAAAAACAGCTGAGGCAAGAGCAAAACTTATGTCTGAGGCTAAAAAGGATTTTGATTCAAAACTTTATACAAATGCTATACCTAAATTTGAAAAACTTGTAGAATTGAACTATAAACCAGCTGAGAATAACTATTATTTAGGTGAAATGTGGTTTAAAAGAAAAAAATATGATCAATCAATTACGTATTATAAAAGATCAGCTATATTAAATGACAAAGCTTCTTATATGCCATCACTATTGCTAAATAGTGGTATATCATTTGAAAATATAAAAGATAAAGAAAATGCTAAAAATTTTTATAGTACTTTAATAGAACTTTATCCAAAAAGTTCAGAAGCAAAAACTGCGAAAGCAAATTTATCAAAATTATAA
- a CDS encoding OmpA family protein, giving the protein MKKLGLYSVLVSALLFTTGCSEKNADVNDVVAPSESVTTEAPIQDGTLLERAGNGNYYMINGQRVLIEHVYFDFDKYSLTATNKEKAVNNASKLSQVSSDTTIKVFGNTDEWGSDEYNYALGLKRANAVKDVLVANGVSTNITMVSLGESNPVCTEKTKECWAKNRRVEHELEK; this is encoded by the coding sequence ATGAAAAAGTTAGGTCTTTATTCTGTTTTAGTTTCAGCTTTACTATTTACTACTGGTTGTAGTGAAAAAAATGCTGATGTAAATGATGTTGTTGCTCCATCTGAGTCTGTAACTACTGAAGCGCCAATCCAAGATGGTACTTTATTAGAAAGAGCTGGAAATGGTAACTACTATATGATTAATGGACAAAGAGTTTTAATAGAACATGTTTACTTTGATTTCGATAAATATAGCTTAACTGCTACAAATAAAGAAAAAGCTGTAAACAATGCTTCTAAATTATCTCAAGTTTCTTCAGATACTACAATTAAAGTATTTGGAAATACAGATGAGTGGGGAAGTGATGAGTATAACTATGCTTTAGGTTTAAAAAGAGCAAATGCTGTTAAAGATGTTTTAGTAGCAAATGGTGTTTCAACTAATATTACTATGGTTTCTTTAGGTGAAAGCAATCCTGTTTGTACTGAAAAAACAAAAGAGTGCTGGGCAAAAAACAGAAGAGTTGAGCACGAATTAGAAAAATAA
- the tolB gene encoding Tol-Pal system protein TolB — translation MLRIFLVISLMLSSLFAEVDGHLDIVKKGMILPKVVVSIAPDSLEKDTLSKIRKALVDDFNVSGHFEVSSATSLTAYDSLPDILGLSNQGINLYINLSAKKEAGGNYTLMTKLYDINSRALVLEKNYTTSLEERFVFLAHKAAISINDHFKAPSIAWMDKFVVFSVYDGPNKADIMIGDYTLTYKKRVVTGGLNIFPKWADKEQKTIYYTSYNYKKPTLIKLNIYNRSKEVIMDSDGMLACSDVNADGSKILVTASPNGQPDIFLYNTKTKSKTQITKYSGIDVGGQFVENDSKIVFVSDRLGNPNIFAQSIGSTAVERLVFHSNNNSSVTSHGNNIIFSSKDASNELGKSFNLYLISTRSDSLKRLTSSGVNQFPKFSPDGESVLFIKTFGEASSIGIIRLEHNKSFLFPLSGKRIQSIDW, via the coding sequence ATGTTAAGAATATTTTTAGTTATATCTTTAATGTTAAGTTCTCTTTTTGCAGAAGTTGATGGTCATTTAGATATTGTAAAAAAAGGAATGATTTTACCAAAGGTTGTGGTTTCTATTGCACCAGATTCTTTGGAAAAAGATACATTAAGTAAAATTCGTAAAGCTTTAGTAGACGATTTCAATGTTAGTGGACATTTTGAAGTATCTAGTGCTACTAGCTTAACAGCTTATGACAGCTTACCAGATATTTTAGGATTATCTAATCAAGGGATAAATCTATATATTAATTTATCAGCTAAAAAAGAAGCAGGTGGTAATTATACTTTAATGACAAAGCTTTATGATATAAATTCAAGAGCTTTAGTTTTAGAAAAAAATTATACAACATCTTTAGAAGAGAGATTTGTATTTTTAGCTCATAAAGCAGCAATATCAATTAACGATCATTTTAAAGCACCAAGTATTGCTTGGATGGATAAATTTGTAGTTTTCTCAGTATATGATGGTCCTAATAAAGCTGATATTATGATAGGGGATTACACTTTAACTTATAAAAAAAGAGTTGTAACTGGTGGATTAAATATTTTCCCTAAATGGGCAGATAAAGAACAAAAAACTATATATTATACATCTTATAATTATAAAAAACCAACTTTAATTAAATTAAATATATATAATAGAAGTAAAGAAGTTATTATGGATTCAGATGGAATGCTTGCTTGTTCTGATGTAAATGCTGATGGTTCTAAAATTCTTGTTACTGCTTCACCAAATGGACAACCAGATATCTTTTTATATAACACAAAAACTAAATCTAAGACACAAATTACAAAGTATAGTGGAATTGATGTAGGTGGTCAGTTTGTAGAAAATGATTCAAAAATAGTTTTTGTTTCTGATAGATTAGGGAATCCAAATATTTTTGCTCAGAGTATTGGTTCTACAGCAGTTGAAAGATTAGTTTTTCATAGTAACAACAACTCTTCAGTTACATCACATGGTAACAATATTATATTTAGTAGTAAAGATGCTAGTAATGAATTAGGTAAGAGTTTTAATTTATATCTTATATCTACAAGATCGGATAGCTTAAAAAGATTAACTTCAAGTGGAGTAAATCAATTTCCTAAATTTTCTCCAGATGGAGAAAGTGTTTTATTTATTAAAACATTTGGAGAAGCAAGTTCAATTGGTATTATTAGATTAGAACATAATAAATCTTTCTTATTTCCACTTTCTGGTAAGAGAATTCAATCTATTGATTGGTAG
- a CDS encoding TonB C-terminal domain-containing protein, whose amino-acid sequence MQNNSSFIVSGIIAFSIYFFICFLVMFYIFTPNKDAINITPNSTTIELDMIEEVAEKKMVERKVEKIIKQEEVVEKSTSASNEKKPDLKSLFANVKETAPKVVKEEVNNIEKSIDPKRFKSKFEKEKKSSNIKIDKLLEDEKTTTDSKVKSSAKGDANDDYGSKLYEILQAGAPISYDTTIVARVIVMVDANGRFDYKFQSKSKDEAYNEALRSYLDTQKGVPYPIPPNGKGVRYSVDFKFEG is encoded by the coding sequence ATGCAAAATAATTCTTCTTTTATTGTTTCAGGTATTATTGCTTTTTCAATATATTTTTTTATATGTTTTCTTGTAATGTTTTATATTTTTACTCCAAACAAAGATGCTATTAATATTACACCTAATTCTACAACTATAGAATTAGATATGATAGAGGAAGTAGCTGAAAAGAAAATGGTTGAAAGAAAAGTAGAAAAAATTATAAAGCAAGAAGAAGTAGTTGAAAAATCTACTTCAGCTTCAAATGAAAAAAAACCAGATTTAAAATCTTTATTTGCAAATGTTAAGGAGACTGCTCCAAAAGTTGTAAAAGAAGAAGTTAATAATATTGAGAAATCTATTGATCCAAAAAGATTTAAATCTAAATTTGAAAAAGAGAAAAAATCATCAAATATTAAAATAGATAAACTTTTAGAAGATGAAAAAACTACAACTGATTCAAAAGTTAAAAGTTCTGCTAAAGGTGATGCCAATGATGATTATGGTAGTAAACTTTATGAAATATTACAAGCTGGAGCTCCAATTTCTTATGATACAACTATTGTAGCAAGAGTAATTGTAATGGTTGATGCAAATGGAAGGTTTGATTATAAGTTCCAGAGTAAATCAAAAGATGAGGCTTATAATGAAGCCTTAAGATCGTATTTAGATACTCAAAAAGGAGTACCATATCCTATACCACCAAATGGAAAGGGTGTAAGATATTCAGTTGATTTTAAATTTGAAGGATAA
- a CDS encoding biopolymer transporter ExbD has translation MFDFNQKPDLNITPLVDIMLVLLAILMVTAPVIEFEEPINLPTGSKSQQVQDVQKIDIIITKDRVVTLNKNKVEISNFADSFLLFSRGKDQNTPIHIRADKSLKYDDIVYVLKSVKEAGFFKVALVTDG, from the coding sequence GTGTTTGATTTTAATCAAAAGCCAGATTTGAATATTACTCCTTTAGTTGATATTATGCTAGTTTTATTAGCAATACTAATGGTTACTGCACCAGTAATTGAGTTTGAAGAACCTATAAATCTTCCAACTGGAAGTAAGTCACAACAAGTTCAAGATGTTCAAAAAATTGATATTATTATCACAAAAGATAGAGTTGTTACATTAAATAAAAATAAAGTTGAGATATCGAATTTTGCAGATAGTTTTTTACTATTTTCAAGAGGTAAAGATCAAAATACACCTATACATATTAGAGCTGACAAAAGCTTGAAATATGATGATATTGTTTATGTATTAAAATCAGTTAAAGAAGCAGGCTTTTTTAAAGTAGCTTTAGTTACAGATGGGTAA
- a CDS encoding MotA/TolQ/ExbB proton channel family protein: protein MSTYTVAVFWIFFYRNSALNRLISNEKRALESLTSGQGRFSPLSLLNQCSSGSTSKEILHACEINIIKDASVGISWLAIISSTSPFIGLFGTVIGILESFAVFANESKVSFSIIAPAISEALVATAAGIFVAIFAYTFHQILSRKIYELNIFLKAQSEILVAKG, encoded by the coding sequence TTGTCAACTTATACAGTAGCTGTTTTTTGGATATTTTTCTATAGAAATAGTGCATTGAATAGGTTAATATCAAATGAAAAAAGAGCTTTGGAATCATTAACTTCAGGACAAGGTAGATTTTCACCATTATCATTATTAAATCAATGTTCAAGTGGTTCTACATCTAAAGAGATTTTACATGCTTGTGAAATTAATATTATTAAAGATGCTAGTGTTGGTATTTCTTGGCTTGCCATAATATCATCAACATCACCATTTATTGGTCTTTTTGGAACGGTTATTGGAATATTAGAATCATTTGCTGTATTTGCAAATGAATCAAAAGTTTCATTTTCTATTATAGCACCAGCAATTAGTGAAGCATTAGTAGCAACAGCTGCCGGTATTTTTGTTGCAATTTTCGCTTATACATTCCATCAAATTCTTTCAAGAAAAATTTATGAATTAAATATTTTTCTAAAAGCTCAATCAGAAATTTTAGTAGCTAAAGGGTAA
- the atpC gene encoding ATP synthase F1 subunit epsilon yields the protein MDTIKLSIVTPTGTIFNESVKSVTLPGKEGEFGVLPGHSSLVSTLNVGVIVIEKIDSTEAVAINWGHVKVDEQSVDVLVDGAIALTSGKDSEIAKNIEAAKELVNSVKDSSVSLAAVEAKINSFA from the coding sequence ATGGATACAATTAAATTATCAATCGTTACTCCAACTGGAACGATTTTTAATGAGAGTGTTAAAAGTGTAACTCTCCCTGGAAAAGAGGGAGAGTTTGGAGTACTTCCAGGACACTCATCATTAGTATCGACTCTAAATGTTGGAGTAATTGTTATTGAAAAAATTGATTCTACAGAAGCTGTTGCTATTAATTGGGGACATGTTAAAGTAGATGAACAATCAGTTGATGTATTAGTTGATGGAGCTATTGCATTAACTTCTGGAAAAGATTCAGAAATAGCAAAAAATATTGAAGCAGCAAAAGAGTTAGTTAATTCAGTGAAAGATTCTAGTGTATCTTTAGCTGCAGTTGAAGCAAAAATCAACTCGTTTGCATAA
- the atpD gene encoding F0F1 ATP synthase subunit beta, whose product MKGKIIQVMGPVVDVEFDGYLPEINEAIDVTLADTTKDRLVLEVAAHIGDSRVRTIAMDMTEGLVRGQECIATGGPIKVPVGEAVLGRIFNVIGDPVDEGAAIPADVERWSIHRSAPTFEEQSTKTEMFETGIKVVDLLAPYSKGGKVGLFGGAGVGKTVIIMELIHNVAFKHSGYSVFAGVGERTREGNDLYHEMKDSNVLDKVALCYGQMSEPPGARNRIALTGLTMAEYFRDEKGLDVLMFIDNIFRFAQSGSEMSALLGRIPSAVGYQPTLASEMGKLQERITSTSKGSITSVQAVYVPADDLTDPAPASVFAHLDATTVLNRKIAEKGIYPAVDPLDSTSRILSADIIGQEHYNTARGVQSVLQKYKDLQDIIAILGMDELSENDKLIVARARKIERFLSQPFFVAEVFTGSPGKYVELKDTIAGFQGILDGKYDSIPEMAFYMVGGIDEVLAKAEKMK is encoded by the coding sequence ATGAAAGGTAAAATTATTCAGGTAATGGGTCCAGTTGTAGACGTAGAGTTTGATGGATACTTACCAGAAATTAATGAAGCTATTGATGTTACATTAGCTGATACTACTAAAGATAGATTAGTATTAGAAGTTGCTGCACATATTGGTGATAGCAGAGTAAGAACTATTGCTATGGATATGACAGAAGGATTAGTTAGAGGTCAAGAGTGTATAGCTACTGGTGGACCAATTAAAGTTCCTGTTGGTGAAGCAGTTTTAGGAAGAATTTTCAACGTAATTGGTGATCCAGTTGATGAAGGTGCTGCTATCCCTGCTGATGTTGAAAGATGGTCAATTCATAGATCAGCTCCAACATTTGAAGAGCAATCAACAAAAACTGAAATGTTCGAAACAGGTATTAAAGTAGTTGATTTACTTGCTCCATACTCAAAAGGTGGAAAAGTAGGACTATTTGGAGGTGCTGGAGTTGGTAAAACAGTTATTATTATGGAATTAATACATAACGTTGCTTTTAAACACTCTGGATATTCAGTATTTGCTGGAGTTGGTGAAAGAACAAGAGAAGGAAATGACCTTTATCACGAAATGAAAGATTCAAACGTTTTAGATAAAGTTGCACTGTGCTATGGGCAAATGAGTGAACCACCAGGTGCAAGAAATAGAATTGCATTAACAGGTCTTACAATGGCTGAGTATTTTAGAGATGAAAAAGGACTAGATGTTCTTATGTTTATCGATAATATTTTTAGATTTGCACAATCAGGTTCTGAAATGTCAGCACTTTTAGGAAGAATTCCTTCAGCTGTTGGATACCAACCAACACTTGCTTCAGAAATGGGGAAATTACAAGAAAGAATTACTTCAACTTCTAAAGGTTCTATTACTTCTGTTCAAGCTGTTTATGTACCAGCTGATGACTTAACTGACCCAGCTCCTGCTTCAGTTTTTGCTCACTTAGATGCAACTACAGTTTTAAATAGAAAAATTGCTGAAAAAGGTATCTATCCAGCAGTTGATCCACTAGATTCTACTTCAAGAATTTTAAGTGCAGATATTATTGGACAAGAACATTATAATACAGCAAGAGGTGTTCAATCTGTATTACAAAAATATAAAGATTTACAAGATATTATTGCTATTCTTGGTATGGATGAGTTATCTGAAAATGATAAACTTATTGTTGCAAGAGCTAGAAAAATTGAAAGATTCTTATCTCAACCATTCTTCGTTGCAGAAGTATTTACAGGAAGCCCAGGTAAATATGTTGAATTAAAAGATACTATTGCAGGATTCCAAGGAATTCTAGATGGTAAATATGATAGCATTCCTGAAATGGCATTCTATATGGTTGGTGGAATCGACGAGGTTCTAGCAAAAGCTGAGAAAATGAAATAA
- the atpG gene encoding ATP synthase F1 subunit gamma: MANLKEIKLKINSVKNTQKTTKAMKLVSSAKLTRTRQLSEQSRSYAQKINEVLSDIAARVSKVQDEGNIGRAFLQNDNPKTVDIVFVTADKGLCGGFNMSTIKTVSKLISEYETKGVKVRLRAAGRKGVDFFSFQGQTIEQKAIELSSAPDYEKAASFIHDVVEDFKNEVTDKIIIVYNGFLNMLSQEIRVRELLPISLEEVEITETTSMLNIEPDDDDEVLKELTEKYIDFNMYYALIDSLAAEHSARMQAMEAASKNAKEKVNSLTVEYNKARQAAITTELIEIISGVEALK; this comes from the coding sequence ATGGCTAACTTAAAAGAGATAAAATTAAAAATAAATAGTGTTAAAAATACTCAGAAGACTACAAAAGCTATGAAGCTTGTATCTTCAGCAAAACTTACTAGAACAAGACAATTGTCTGAACAATCTAGAAGTTATGCTCAAAAGATAAATGAAGTTCTTTCTGATATTGCAGCACGGGTTAGCAAAGTTCAAGATGAAGGAAATATTGGTAGAGCATTTTTACAAAATGATAATCCAAAAACAGTTGATATTGTTTTTGTAACTGCTGATAAAGGGCTTTGCGGTGGTTTTAATATGTCTACAATTAAGACTGTTAGTAAATTGATTTCAGAATATGAAACAAAAGGTGTAAAAGTTAGATTAAGAGCTGCTGGAAGAAAAGGAGTTGATTTCTTCTCTTTCCAAGGTCAAACTATTGAGCAAAAAGCAATTGAACTATCTTCTGCTCCAGATTATGAAAAAGCTGCAAGTTTTATTCATGATGTTGTTGAAGATTTTAAAAATGAAGTTACTGATAAAATAATAATTGTTTATAATGGTTTCTTAAATATGTTATCTCAAGAGATAAGAGTAAGAGAATTATTACCAATTAGTTTAGAGGAAGTTGAAATTACTGAAACTACTTCTATGTTAAATATTGAACCAGACGATGATGATGAAGTATTAAAAGAATTAACTGAAAAATATATTGATTTCAATATGTATTATGCATTAATTGATTCTTTAGCTGCTGAACATAGTGCTAGAATGCAAGCTATGGAAGCTGCAAGTAAGAATGCAAAAGAGAAAGTTAATAGTTTAACAGTTGAATATAATAAAGCAAGACAAGCTGCAATTACAACAGAGCTGATAGAGATTATCAGTGGTGTTGAAGCATTAAAATAA
- the atpA gene encoding F0F1 ATP synthase subunit alpha codes for MGAKIQADEISSIIKERIDNFELNVDVNETGKIISYADGIAQVYGLKNVMAGELVEFENGEKGLASNLEESSAGVVVLGKGTGLREGTSCKRLGKLLEVPVGDGLVGRVVNALGEPLDGKGAIVATETRFVEEKAPGIMSRKSVHEPLQTGIKAIDALVPIGRGQRELIIGDRQTGKTTVAIDTILNQKGENVICIYVAIGQKASSVASVVRTLEEAGAMDYTIVVNASAADSSTLQFLAPYAGVTMGEFFRDNGKHALIIYDDLSKHAVAYREMSLILRRPPGREAYPGDVFYLHSRLLERAAKMSDEKGAGSLTALPIIETQAGDVAAYIPTNVISITDGQIFLETNLFNSGIRPAINVGLSVSRVGGAAQIKATKQVAGTLKLSLAQYRELEAFAQFASDLDEATRRELELGQRMVEVLKQGVNKPLVIEKQIVIIYAGTKGYLNDIAVKDVVRFEAELHTFIEQKYSNILDAIKSSQKIDDNTEAQLKAALEEFKTVFNAN; via the coding sequence ATGGGTGCAAAAATTCAAGCTGATGAAATCAGTTCTATTATAAAAGAGAGAATTGATAACTTTGAATTAAATGTAGATGTAAACGAAACTGGTAAAATTATCTCTTATGCAGATGGTATTGCTCAAGTTTATGGTCTTAAAAATGTTATGGCTGGTGAGCTTGTAGAGTTTGAAAACGGTGAGAAAGGTCTTGCTTCTAACTTAGAAGAATCTTCTGCTGGTGTTGTTGTTCTTGGAAAAGGAACTGGATTAAGAGAAGGTACATCTTGTAAAAGACTTGGAAAATTATTAGAAGTTCCAGTTGGAGATGGTTTAGTTGGAAGGGTAGTAAATGCTTTAGGTGAGCCTCTTGATGGTAAAGGTGCTATTGTTGCAACTGAGACAAGATTTGTTGAAGAAAAAGCTCCTGGTATTATGTCAAGAAAATCAGTTCATGAGCCATTACAAACTGGTATCAAAGCTATTGATGCTTTAGTTCCAATTGGAAGAGGGCAAAGAGAGTTAATTATTGGAGATAGACAAACTGGTAAAACTACAGTTGCTATTGATACAATCTTAAACCAAAAAGGTGAGAATGTAATTTGTATTTATGTTGCAATTGGTCAAAAAGCATCTTCAGTAGCATCAGTTGTAAGAACACTTGAAGAAGCAGGAGCTATGGATTATACAATTGTTGTAAATGCAAGTGCTGCTGATTCATCAACATTACAATTTTTAGCACCATATGCAGGTGTTACAATGGGTGAATTTTTTAGAGATAATGGAAAACATGCATTAATTATTTATGATGATTTATCAAAACATGCAGTTGCATATAGAGAAATGTCATTAATCTTAAGAAGACCTCCAGGAAGAGAAGCATATCCAGGAGATGTATTCTATTTACATTCAAGATTACTTGAAAGAGCTGCAAAGATGAGTGATGAAAAAGGTGCTGGTTCTTTAACAGCTTTACCTATTATTGAAACTCAAGCAGGAGATGTTGCTGCTTATATTCCTACAAACGTAATTTCTATTACTGATGGACAAATATTCTTAGAAACAAATCTATTTAACTCAGGAATTAGACCTGCTATTAACGTTGGTTTATCTGTATCAAGAGTTGGTGGAGCTGCTCAAATTAAAGCTACAAAACAAGTTGCTGGTACATTAAAACTTTCACTTGCTCAATATAGAGAACTTGAGGCATTTGCTCAGTTTGCATCAGATTTAGATGAAGCAACAAGAAGAGAGTTAGAACTTGGACAAAGAATGGTTGAAGTATTAAAACAAGGTGTTAATAAACCACTTGTGATCGAAAAACAAATTGTAATTATTTATGCTGGTACTAAAGGGTACTTAAATGATATTGCAGTTAAAGATGTTGTTAGATTTGAAGCTGAATTACATACATTTATTGAACAAAAATATTCAAATATCTTAGATGCAATTAAATCAAGTCAAAAAATTGATGATAATACGGAAGCACAATTAAAAGCTGCATTAGAAGAGTTTAAAACTGTATTTAATGCAAATTAA